TAATATACCATGTACTAAAAGTACTAATACTGTTTTATTTCGATATGGAAAAAATCTAAAATCCAATGAGTCTTATGATAATGAAATCATTTAGTCTTACAATTTTTTACAATAAAATACAAACTCCCAAAAATTGTTATGGCACCACATATATAAGATATAAGGAAAATATTTCTTCCCAGAATATTAACTTCATCACTACTAAATGGAATGATAAATGCCGGTTCTGTGATAACAAGCAAGGACGAACGTATATATATGCCGATAATTATTGCAACACAAATTCCTAAAATAAAAGGATAGAAAATCGTAGTGTATGTTGGCAGATACCAACAATCAGCAAGACTTTTGATAATATTATCATCATTATCAGTCGTATTGTTCTTTTTTAATTGAACATTGAATATGCTTTGTAATTTCATTCCCTTGTAAAAAGTAACAGCAATCGTAATTATCAAGCCGACTAGAAGGATTGGAAACAGCTTCATCAACTCCGGAAGATCAACTGGTATTCTACCAAATGGAGATTCAAGTGAATTAATTCTCTTGTCTAGCTTTTTCTTAAGAGTTTGCGATTTAACCAGTTTTTTATCATTCTCTTCCAATTCAATCTTTACTATATTTAATTTGTTTTCTACTTCATTAACAAATTTTGAAACCTCTTTCTTCACTAATCCAAATGATTTGTCCACAACTTCCATAAGACCAATAGTTGCGGATTCCTTACTTACTGGACCAGAGTATTTTTCCCAAAATCCAGGATCTAACCCATTAAGAAACGTTTTAATATCAGTAATGGCCTGCTGGGCTATATCATTTAAATGAAAACCGTCATCATTATTTAATATGATTTTCGCCTGTTTAATAGGGATTACGATTTCATCCTTAAGTTTGTCTATCAGATTATTAAACCAGGTATTAACGTACCAGCTTACGGCAGGAGCAAATTCTGTTACTTCAGATGGTATAGATAATCCATCAACCTTAGCTGGTGCTGATTGTTGAAATGTATTATCAGTTGTTTGAGAAGAGAGTGTGTTTTGTATCTTTGGCAACACTCCTCGCAAATGCACAGGGTATTCTTTTATTTGAACCTGGGCATGTTTCAAGGCCTCACTTATTTTTTGGTTCAGCTTTTTAAGCATATCAGATTGCGAGGAAAGTTGTTCAAATTGCACACTCTTTTCTTTTAAAGATGCCGTTAATACAAACTCCCGCTTTTTGTATTCAAAATATGATTCCACGACATAAAAGTGAGCAATTAACGCAAACGTTAAACCTACACCGAGAAGTCGATTCATTTTCTTCCTGCTTGATCTTAAATCATTAAACAGAGTTTCGATTACATCAGGCATAGTGTGTTCCTCCAATCTGAAAAGTGAAAGGGGCTGTCCTCTCAATTAAGTATTTCAGCATTGAATCTCTGAGCGTATGTACCATGAAACCATTTAATGCCAACAACCAGATTATTTGCTGGAGTTTCTTGTAGAATATGACAATGGTTATCTATAAGCACATAAAACATGAATAACTCAACAGATCCTTGCACATACTTCAGTTAAAGTTTCAAGGAGCAGTCACGGTCAGCATTATCCCGGCATATCTCATCTACCCTGTTTCCTAGACTCATTAAATGATATACTGCTCCTCATAATCAATGCTTGGTTTCACTGGTATAATTGCAAATATACCAAACGTACAAAATAGTGCCATTACTTATTTGCGAGGACTGACCCTTAACACTTTATATTGGAATTTATATCTGTTTTACTATTTCTCTCGTTACCGCTCTTTCGCAACACAGTATCCTGTCGTGTTAATACATCATCTGTAATACTAGTGCGAAGAGAGCTGCCAAGTTTTTGCAGGTGGGCAACATTTTTTATTGGAATTGTCTTACACATCGGATCTAAAATAGATTCAGCAATTTGTAACAATGTATCTGGACATATCCAATCTTGAGGTCTTTCGAGATAGTCTTTCAATGTTACAAGGGGCGGTTTCTGACTATCAAAAGGCCAATTTTTTGCTTGTTTTTGTAAAAGAATTTTAAAACCGTCTTGTAAATCGAAATAGCGTTCTCTTGTTCCGGCAGACAAAAATAAGCCTCCACCTGTAAAATACCAATCCTTGAGTGATACCGCAAGCGACTTAACATTGTCATGAGTTAATGGTTCCGGCTCTGGATACTTCGCCAAAGGTTTTAATTCTTTCCAAAGCTCCTTATAATGCACAATTCTTTCCTTACGAAGCTCTTTGTCGTACTCAATTTGAAGTTCTTGCATTACTTTGAGTTAGCCTTGACGATATGAGATTACCCATGTTATTACGACGACTATTAAACCAATCACCGCGGCGATAATTGTTCCTGTATCATTTCCCATAGTCTACACCACTTTATTTATTAACTGTTGCGTCACAGAGAAACGAAAGCATCAAATTAAGAATCAATAACTTCTTTTTCTTTCTTTTGCCTTCTAATCCTCCACCACACATCTTTTAACTTTCATATTGTTTTTTTTCGCAAAAGAAACACCCTCCACTACAATGTGACACCTCAAGCATATACTTTTCTGTCCAAATGGAAATCATACTTATTCTTCTTCTACTACAAAAACAAATATTTATATTTTTACTATTGAAATATTGATTCTATCTCGACTCCTGCTTACTCGTTTCAAGGTTTTCTTGGTATAAATTAAACAATAGCGATAGCGTAGCAAGCTGCCAATGTCAATTTGCGAGGACTGACGCGTATTCTGAGAGATGATTCCTCACATATAATAATACAGCCTATAACCTATCTAATCCGAAAACTTCTATTCTTGTCTGGCGTCAACTATTTTTCCTGTCTAACGACAATTATTTTTCGGAGATACTTACCTAGGCTTTTTTTCATACCTTCTCCTTTTTTTGAATAGTTACATACTTATGAAAAAAACCAAGACTTATCGACGTGCTATTTTAAATATAATATTATTTCAATAACCCGTTCCCCCATTTGTTTTATACCTTCTTTTTTGCTTCAATGATGAAAGTTTATTTATTCTGATTGCGACCATACTGCATCGCATTTGAAGATCACGCAGAACTCTTCTAACCCAGGCCTAATGACCTTATCCCAATGCTGATAAGGATCATTCTTTTGATGTTCTTTAAAAGCATTTTCATCTCGATACGCTTCATAAACGTAAAGTACATATTTGTCATTCGGATCTGGATAAAACTCAAATCTAAGTGACCCTGATTCTTTGTCACTGCAGTATTTACCATCCCGCTTCAGGAATTCAACAAGTTCCTGATATTTATCTGGTTTGGATTTTACTCTAAACATAATCCCAAACATAATTCCTCCTACAATCAATTTTTGAACACCCACCTCAAAAATTAAATTCATGGGGTTAGGTGGTTCTTGTTTTGCCCAATGCGTCTTAAGCTTTTCTTTTCATCACTATGACCACAAATCTCCAGGCGATAGGTTCAAGCAATCTCTTTGATCTTTTTAAGTAAATCCTTTACATTATTTATATGAGCCAATAACCCCTCAGCATTAGAGTACCATTCACGACAATGCGCATTGTGCTTATTATGTTCATCAAAACTGAACCCATAATAAAGACAGCCTGGTTCTTTGCTCGTTCGTTTAACCAATTCTTAGCAAAGCTCTTTAAATTTATCAAGCTTACCGCTTAACAGTCCGAAATATGGTGCATTGGAACAACACTTACCCGGTTGCAAAAGGATTAGGCTGTTTCATCATCTCCTTCTTACTAGAATGTTCCCATCGCACGACTACTTTGCCATTGAGTACTTCGTCTATGATAATACCTTCACGTTGAATAAGATTTTCTTTACACGTGCCCTCTGCTATCCATCGAAAAACGTTCTTGTCGCCAGAAATAATTTGATCCTTGATGGCGAATTTCATCCCATGGAAATCGTCCAGATCTTTTTTTACCATATTTTTAAATTTTTCCAAATTAATTGGTTTTTGACTACCGTCGAGATAAAAATCACAATACTTATCAAATACTTCATCGGCAACCGAAATATCGCTTCGATTTAATCCGGCAATCCATTTTTTCTCATATTCAATCACGTTGTCCATTTGTTTTACTCCAATATAGCGAAATAATCGTTACGAAAAAAGCTTATGCTTTACAATAAAACCTAAATAAATATTCCTACCTCTTAAACATGCTAATTAACTCCTCAAAAAGGGTAATAGCGCTTTTAACATAAGGTACATTGTCAAGCAGATCTTTGACACTGCCTGTCACAATAGAAGCTCTTCCCAACCATCTATTTATATGACCTTTTGACTCCGTTGTACTCTTTTCTATAGTTTCTGCAACTTCTATAGCTCGTGGAAATGCTTTCAACTCCTTGATTAGGGCTTCACCAACTTCTTTTTGAGATATGTCAGTAAACGGTCTCCATGCTTCCTGAAGTTTATCAAGGAAATTTTCACTCTCCACAATCACAAAAACAGAATCTCTAAAGTCCAGGTACTGATCCAATGGACGATCATCCTGTTGTGGGACAAGCAGAAGTCTCACACTCTTTGTAAAGTTCATCCAGGCAATTTTAAACTCTGGGTAATTGATCTGGTTACTGTTTTCTTCTGGCATATCTAATTTCTCCTTTTTATGAAATTATCATGCAAAATTTCACTTCTTATACATTTCTCTTTAAGAAATACTTTTTTTCGTTTTGTCTTAATTCATTTTCCCTCCCAATCCACTAACCAGAACATCAATATCGACTGAAAGGCGGCAAGTCAGGCAATGACCAAAACAATACCCGAAGGAGTTAATTTTCCTACAAATGTGTTCTTTCTCCCTACCCATTCTCTCATTATTTTAAAATCTTTGTTAATAACAGAGTAAGCTGAGAAAAATAATTGACACATACCTTTTCCCTCTCTTCTATCTCAAGAAAGGAGTGATTAAAACTGGAAAAATCATCGTCCTGCTTGAAGTAGAGACGTTCATAGACGTGCCTAACTTTGAGCCTTCATCATTCATTTCTTAGTTCTCCAAAATTATTTTTTAACTTTCTTCTTTACTTCTGCTGCTAGTTTAGAGGTTGAAGAGCATGTCTCTGTATCAAACACCTTAGGCATAATTGCACTAATTGCGGAAAACATCTCTTTTGCTTTTTCCGGATTGGCAGATCTTATTTTGAACTTTCCATCTTGGTATGTTACGAAATCACGTGTCTGGTTGATAGCTTTGCATCGCATGATTGAAGCTACAAGTGGATCAGTGACAGACTTTGCCTTACCTTGACGTCTGTCAATA
The window above is part of the Candidatus Scalindua japonica genome. Proteins encoded here:
- a CDS encoding putative quinol monooxygenase → MFGIMFRVKSKPDKYQELVEFLKRDGKYCSDKESGSLRFEFYPDPNDKYVLYVYEAYRDENAFKEHQKNDPYQHWDKVIRPGLEEFCVIFKCDAVWSQSE
- a CDS encoding putative quinol monooxygenase, whose amino-acid sequence is MVKRTSKEPGCLYYGFSFDEHNKHNAHCREWYSNAEGLLAHINNVKDLLKKIKEIA
- a CDS encoding ester cyclase, which codes for MDNVIEYEKKWIAGLNRSDISVADEVFDKYCDFYLDGSQKPINLEKFKNMVKKDLDDFHGMKFAIKDQIISGDKNVFRWIAEGTCKENLIQREGIIIDEVLNGKVVVRWEHSSKKEMMKQPNPFATG